Genomic window (Paraburkholderia phenazinium):
AGTTGCACAACCGCTACCTGAACGGCGCGTTGGGGGAGATTCCAGCGGATCAGTGCGCGCCGGAATTGTGGCTCGTCGACGAACGCGACGAGGTCATCGCGCGCAAGCTCATCGACGTGGCGGCACATGGCCCGAGCGCGGGTTCGCCGTCATGGCGCTGCGCTCAATGCGGCGAGACGCTGGAGGCGCAGTTCACGGTCTGCTGGCAATGCGGGACGGCGCGTAATCCGCTCGACGGCTGAGGCACCTGAAGCACCTGAAGCACCGCGCTTATTTGCGCTTAGGCGAGCCACACGGCGATCGTCAGCATCAGCAGCAAGATCATCCACAGGATCACCGCGCGCCAGACCAGGCCCACCGCCGATTGCAACGTGCGCGGCGTGCAGTCGTCGCCGACCTGCATCGGGCCGCCGTCGCCCGTCGCCAGCGCGTCGAGACTCGACGGCTCCGCGAGCGGCCCGCTCAGGCGGGCGCCCAGGGCGCCGCTACCCGCTGCCAGCAGCACGCCGTCATTGGTGTCGGGCCATTGGCGCGCATGATTGCGCCATGCATAAATCGCGTCCTCGAAATTGCCGACAATCGCAAAACCCAACGACGTCAACCGCGCCGGCAACCAGTCGATCACGAAGAAGGCCCGTTGCGCGAAGCTGGAAAAGGCCACGGTGCGGTCATCCGCCGGGCGCGACCAGGTGCGCGCCAGATACTCGGCGATCCGGTACAGCACCGCGCCCGCCGGCCCCACCGGCACGAGGAACCAGAAGAACACGCCGAACACATGGCGATGCGACGCGACCACCGCGTGAATCAGCGTATGACGCACGATCTCGCTGACCGGCATGTCGACCGTATCGAGGCCCGTCCATTCATTGAGGATTTCCCGCGCGCGCGGCACGTCGTCGTTGTTGAGCGCGAGGTGAATGTCCGTGAAGTAGTGGCTGAACTGGCGGAAGCCGAGCGTGAAATAGACGATCACGACGTTCCACAGGAACGCCAGCACGAAGTTGATGTGATACAGCACGTAGTAGACGAGCGCGACGGCCAGCGTCCATGGCACCACCACCACGAGCCACGCGAGCAGGCCGTGCTTGGGCTTGCCGGCGTCGAATCCGTGCGCCGCCGACTCCGCATGATATTGAAGCAGCGCGGACACCGGATTGTTCGGCGACAGCGCGCGCACCTGTTCAATGATCAGAGCCAGCAATACGGAGAAAAAAGTCATGCGGTGCGCCGTGCCATTCGGGTTTTTACGATTGTTTTATAACGATAGCACAGGGTCGGATGCGACTGAGCGCAGCGATGGTTGCAAAGCCGCGACACTCGCACCGGTTCCGGCCGCCCGGCGCCCGTCATGCGGCGAGGAAGCGATAGAAGTTGCGTAACATACCCGCCGTTGCCCCCCAGATGAAGTAGTGACCGGCCGCGTCGCCGCGCGGGTAAGGCATCGAAAAAAAGCGCCGCTCACCGCCTTCCCAGCGGAACACCCGGACCTCGTGATGGGCCGGGTCCATCAGAAAGCGCAACGGCACTTCGAAGACCTCGGCGACTTCGAGCGAATCGGCCTCGACGGTAAACGGCGGATGCACGAGCCCCACCACCGGCGTGACGCGAAAACCAGTGCCCGTCAGATAGTCAGGCAAGGAACCGAGAATCTCGACGCGCTGAGGATCCAGCCCGACCTCTTCCTGCGCCTCGCGCAGCGCGGTAGCCGTTGCGTCCGCATCGAACGGTTCGTGGCGTCCACCCGGAAAGCTGACCTGGCCCGCATGATCGTTCAGGTGATCGGCACGTTGGGTGAGCAGCACCGTGAGCCCCTCGTCGCGCACCACCAGCGGTACGAGTACGGCCGCGACCCGTGGATCGCCGAACTCTTTCCAACGTGCATCGCCTGGCTCCGCCGTCCATGACAGGCGCTGCTCGAAGCGCGCACGCAGTCCGTCTGGCGTCAGACGCGCGGGAGCAACCAGTGGCAGATCGTCGCCCGTCGATTCGACAGGCAGGGTTTCGGGTTCGAAGACAGGGCGGGTCAACGGGATCTCAAAGCGAGCGGGTATAGGGCATGTTGCTATTCTGACCCAACAAAGAAAAAAGCACCCGCAAAGGGTGCTTTTTCTTACAGCTCTTACAGCTTTTATGCCTGGGAAGCAGCACGGTCTTTCGAGACCAGCTTTTCCTTGATCCGGGCCGACTTGCCCGAACGGTCGCGCAGGTAGTACAGCTTCGCACGACGCACATCGCCACGACGCTTCACGACGATGCTTGCCAGCAGCGGCGAGTACGTCTGGAACGTACGCTCGACGCCTTCGCCCGACGAAATCTTGCGGACGATGAACGACGAATTCAGACCACGGTTACGCTTGGCGATCACGACGCCTTCGTAAGCCTGAACACGCTTACGCGTACCTTCAACTACGTTCACGCTGACGATCACCGTATCGCCGGGGGCGAATTCGGGGATGGTCTTCTCGCCGAGGGCGCGCGCGATTTCTTCCTGCTCGAGTTTTGCAATCAGATTCATCACTGACTCCTAATGCCATCTTGTCGGCGTTCGTACCTGCCTCACAGAACACTGCTTGGCTACGGCCCCGATAGAGGATGGGTTCACATCAGGCACCGTACACGCATGTGCGGTGCCGCCAATTCGCAAGTGACACCGGGGCTTTACGCCTTCGATGCTTCCTTTGCGAGACTTGCGAGCCATGCCTCGTCGGCACGGCTCAACATCTTGTTCTTTCTGGCCTTCTCGATCAGATCGGGCCGCTTGTTGACGGTGTTGCGCAGCGCTTCGCGCCGGCGCCACAACTCGATCTCCGCATGATGGCCGCCGAGCAGCACATCGGGCACACGCACACCCTCGTATTCCTCGGGACGCGTGTAATGCGGACAATCCAGCAGCACGTCAACAAAACTATCCTGCACCGCCGACTGCGAGTCGTTCAGCACGCCGGGCAACTGACGCACCACGGCGTCCATCAGGGCCATGGCCGGCAATTCGCCGCCCGACAGCACGAAGTCGCCAAGGCTCACTTCTTCGTCGACGCAGCGGTCGAGCAGACGCTGGTCGATCGCTTCATAGCGGCCGCACAGCATGATCAAGCCAGGTTCCGCGGCAAATCCCATCACCCGTTCGTGATTGAGCGTCGCACCTTGCGGGGACATCATCACGACGCGCGAACCGGTAATGCCCTGCTCCGCCTGCGCGGCTTTCGCCGCGCCGATCGCATCTTCCAGCGGCCTGCCCAGCATCACCATGCCTGGGCCGCCGCCATAGGGGCGATCGTCGATTGTGCGGTAGTTGTCTGTCGTGAAATCGCGCGGATTCCACGTACGCAAACCGTAGCGCTCCTGCTTCGCCGCGCGACTGGTGATACCCCAGTCGGTCAGCGCACGAAACATCTCAGGAAAGAGCGTGACGACATCGAACTGCATCGCTCCCTCCAGTCACCGAGCTCGTTTAATAGTCGGCTTCCCAATCGACGACAATCTGCTTCGCCTTCTGGTCCACCGTTTTGACATAGACACCGACGAACGGGATCAAACGCTCGCCAGTTGCCGGCTTACCGTCTTTGCCGGTAGTCGGATACTCGATGCGCAACACCGAATGCGCACCATTGTCGATCATGTCGGCCACCTTGCCGAGGGCGACCCCGGTCAGGTTCACGACATCCAGGCCGAGCAGGTCGACCCAGTAAAATTCGTCAGCGTCCAGTGCCGGGAAATCGCTGCGGCAGATGTACACACGCGTGCCACGCAGCGCGAGCGCCGCATCGCGGTCAGCCGTGCCGCCCAGATGGGCCACAATGCTGTCGCTGTGAATCTTTGCCTGCAACGCCGGCGCTGAAGTGCGCTCGTGGCCTTTCATCAGCCACCAGCGCTTTGCGCTCAGCAACGCGTCGCCACCTCGCCCGGCGTCCGCATGCGCGGCTACCTTGACCCAGCCCTTGAGGCCGTAGGCGTCGACGACTGCGCCCACTTCGACAGCGTCGTCCGGCCAGCTTTCGGCCGTTTCGGCTCGCAGAGCTGCAGCGCTCGAATCGACCACGGCATCTGACTTGGCCTTGCCCTGGGCGCGCTCGACCGGCTTGCGGACGAATGCGCCGAATGGGGCTTGTTTCGGTGCCTGCGTTGATGCCTCAGCACGCGGACCTGCCTTGGCGCGACCTGAACTTCCCGAATCACGCTCAGACATGAGAACACCTCAAGGCGACGCTCGCTGCTACCTTCGACGTCTGCTGTTTCAGTAAAACACGCAGCAAAACTCGCGCATCGGACACCTCGCGCAAGCTGCGCGAGCCGCCGGCGATGCACACGCTAGCGACCATTAAGCAGCCGGCTGCGCCTTTTGCGCTTCCTTCACGAGACGCTCGACCGTCGGCGACAGTTGTGCGCCAACGCCTTGCCAATACGTCAGGCGGTCTTGAGCGATACGCAGCGACTCACCCTTCGTAGCGACCGGGTTGTAGAAGCCAACGCGTTCGATGAAGCGGCCGTCACGACGGTTACGCGAATCGGTTGCGACGATGTTGTAGAACGGGCGCTTCTTGGAGCCGCCACGAGCCAAGCGGATGATGACCATACTAGAATCCTTGAAAACCGGGGTTCGGAACCACTGAAACACGCGATTATAGCGGGAAACTGAAGCCATAACAAACACTTACCGGGATAAACTGAGATTCGCGGTTGCGCTGGCCATACAGTCCAGCCGGCCGGGGGCCGTCAAATCGCCTGAATAACCGGATGGAAAGCCCGTGAAACCTGCCCTCACTGCCGCGCTAACCGTGACGCGCGTCGCCTCGCTCCGGTTTGTCGTGCTCGCCCGTGCGACGCGCGTCGGGCGTTGCGCTCGCCTCGGTGCTGGCTACCTGGCGGCCACGCTGCTGCTGATCCTGAGCGCCCGCTCGGCGCTGGCCGCCCTGCCGGTCGAACGGCTCAGGCTGCCGCCGGGTTTCCACATCCAGGTGCTCTCCGACGACGTACCCAGTGCGCGCGAGATGGCGCTTTCGCCGAATGGCGTGCTCTACGCCGGCAGCCTCGACGGTCATGTGTATGCGCTGGAATTGCGCGACTCGCATGTCGTGGCGCGTCACGTGATCGCGTCGGGATTGGAGCTGCCGGCCGGCGTGGCATGGCGCGACGGTGCGCTCTACGTCTCGGCCGTCTCGAAGATCCTGCGTTTCGACGCGATCGACACCCATTTAAATGACCCGCCCACACCGGCTGTCATCACCGACAAGCTCCCCACCGACCGCCATCACGGCTGGAAATTCATCGCTTTCGGCCCGGACGGCAAGCTCTACGTCCCGCAAGGCGCGCCGTGCAATATCTGCCTGCCCGACCGCGACCGCTACGCGATGATCGGGCGCATGGATCCGGACGGCAGCCATGAAGAAACCGTGGAGCGCGGCATACGCAATACGGTCGGCTTCGCCTGGCACCCGGTCACGCACGAACTCTGGTTCACCGACAACGGCCGCGACATGATGGGCGACGACGTCCCCGACGACAAGCTGAACCGCGCCCCGCGCGCCGCCATGGACTTCGGTTATCCATACTGTCACGGCGGCGACACGTCCGACCCCGAGTACGGCAAGGATCACCCCTGCAGCGCCTTCACGCCGCCGGTGCTAAAGCTCGGCGCCCACGTCGCTTCGCTGGGCATGCGTTTCTATACCGGCTCGATGTTCCCCGCCGCGTATCGCAACAACATCTTTATCGCCGAGCACGGCTCCTGGAACCGCAGCAAGAAAGTCGGCTACCGGGTCATGCGCGTCGTCACGAACCCAGACGGCAGCGGTATCCATCAGGAGGTGTTCGTCGAAGGGTGGCTGATACCCGATGAAAGCGTCTGGGGCCGCCCGGACGACGTTCTGCCGATGCCCGACGGCTCCTTGCTGATCAGCGACGACTACGCAGGCGCGATCTATCGCGTGACGTACACGGCGCCCTGACGCGACGAATGCTATCCATCAGGGTGCGACATGACCGCCGCCATGCCACCGGGCGTAGAATGCGCGTCGGTCCGCGCACCGTTGCGCGCCGGTCCTTGCGACTGCCTGTCACTGAACTCTTGCCCACATGTCCACGCGCGTTTCGAATTCCTCACGCTTCAGGTCCAAGACGCTGACCGCGGCGCTCGCCTTCTTTTTCGGCAGCCTCGGCGCGCACCGCTTCTATCTATATGGAAAGCGCGACGTGTACGGCTGGCTCCACCTGATCTGCACGCTCGCCGGCATTCCAGGCGTTCTGCTGCTGATCGCCAGTGAACGGACCTCGGCGCCTGGTTGGGTGCTGGCGGTTCCGGGCGCCATCTCCCTGTTTGCCGCCTTCCTCGCGGCGATCGTCTACGGCCTGCGCCCCGACGAAAAATGGGACGCGCAATTCAATCCGCAGTCCCAGCAACATAGCCGCTCCGGCTGGGCTGTGATTTTCGTGGTGATCTTTTCGCTGTTCATTGGCGCAATGCTGCTCATGACGGCCCTCGCCGTAACTTTCCAGACTTACTTCGAATCGCAAGTCCAGCCGGACAAGACGCTGTCCCAATAGCAGAGACGGCGCCCAGGTGTTGCGCGCCCCGCCTAGAACAGATTCATCTGCGGATCGTCGCGCACCGGGCCCGCCGTCGGCGCCGCGCGCATGAACTGCGACATATCGAGAATGCCGCGCCGGCGCTCGTTCAAACCGAGCCGGCGGACAGCCTGATGAAACCGCTGCTTCAGCAGGTCGGCCCACAAACCCTCGCCTTTCATACGCGTCGCAAAGTTGGCGTCGTAGTCCTTGCCACCCCGCATATCGCGCACGCGGCTCATCACCCGCTCCGCGCGATCCGGAAAATGCGCCGCGAGCCAATCTTTGAAGAGCGGCGCCACTTCCCACGGCAGACGCAGCACGATATAGCTGGCATTGCTCGCGCCGGCTTCGGCACACGCCTCCAAAACCCGCTCCATGTCCGGCTCGGTGACGAACGGAATCACCGGCGCGATGCTCACGCCCACCGGGATGCCGGCTTCACTCAACGTGCGGATCGTGCGCAGCCGGCGCGCCGGGGTTGCCGCGCGCGGTTCGAGCGTGCGGGCGATCTCGGCATCCAGTGTTGTAATGGTGATGGCCGCCATGAATTGCCCGCGCGCCGCCATAGGCGCCAGCAGATCCAGATCGCGCTCGATCAGCGACGATTTCGTAATCGCCGCGAACGGATGTCCCCGCGCGCTCAGCACTTCGATCACCCGCCGCGTCAGGCGCAACTCGCGCTCGACCGGCTGCCAGGCGTCGGTATTGACGCCTAACGCAATCGGCTCCGGTACGTAAGACTTCTTCGATAGCTCGCGCTCCAGCAATTCCGGCGCATTGACCTTGGCATAAATGCGGCTCTCGAAATCGAGCCCCGGCGACAAGCCCAAATAACTATGCGTAGGCCGGGCGAAGCAGTAGATGCAGCCATGCTCGCAGCCCCGATACGGGTTGAGCGACACGCTGAAGGGAATGTCCGGCGACGCGTTGCGGGTCAGAATGGTTTTCGCCCGCTCGTCGAAGACCTGCGTGCGCAGCGCGGGCGGCCCACCCTCTTCCTCCTCGTGCAGCACCCAGCCGTCGTCGACCGCTTCGCGCTGGTCGACTTCGTAGCGGCCCTGCAGGTTCGTGACGGCGCCGCGACCCTTGCGCGGTGCGGGCGGGGCGATCGGATATTCGGGGACGGAATCGGTCACGGTGAGGTCCAGCGCAAACGGACAGCGGATACGAAAAAGGCTCAAACAATACTGTATAAATATACAGTGTTTGAGCCGTTTGTCGAGTCCTCTTTGAGCCCGTCTGACCTGGCCCGCAGCGGCCTACTCGCCGACCGCGATCGTCAAGGTTTCCTTGATTTCTTCCATCACCACATAGCTCTTCGACTGCACCGCGCCCGGCAGTTGCAGCAGGATGTCGCCGAGCAGTTTCCGGTAATCGGCCATCTCGCCGATACGCGCCTTGATCAGATAGTCGAAGTCGCCCGAGACCAGATGGCATTCCAGCACCTCGGGAATCTTCTGCACTTCGCGGCGAAACTGGTCGAACATATTGCCGCTCTTGTGGTCGAGCGTAATCTCGACGAACACCAGCAGCGCCGCACCCAGTTCGGCCGGATTGACGCGGGCGTGATAGCCGGTAATGACGCCGTCACGCTCCATGCGCTTGACCCGCTCGATACAGGGCGTCACCGACAGCCCGACCTGCTCCGCGAGGTCTTTCATCGCCATCCGGCCGTCCTGTTGCAGGAGCCTGAGGATCTTGTGATCGAGCTTGTCGAGTGCACGAATCGGTTGACGCTGAGTTCGCATGGTTTTTCTACTGAAAATCTGAAAAATACAATAACAAAACCTAGTGGACACTCAATAGTATAGCGGTTAACACTGGGCTGAAAGCGTATCACCTCGTTAATCGAATGATTCACCAACGAGTTGAGCCATCTACGGACGCGCGAGCCCCAAAGAACCTTCTGGAGCAGCTATGCGAGTCGTCGTTTTGGGCAGTGGCGTCGTCGGGGTCACGAGCGCCTATTATCTTGCGCGCGCGGGTCATGAAGTGACCGTGATCGACCGCGAAGCCGGTCCCGCGCTCGAAACGAGCTTTGCCAACGCGGGCCAGATTTCGCCGGGCTATGCGTCGCCGTGGGCAGCGCCGGGCGTGCCGCTGAAGGCCGTCAAGTGGATGTTCCAGAAGCACGCGCCGCTCGCCATCCGGCTCGACGGCACGCAATTCCAGCTGCAGTGGATGTGGCAGATGCTGCAGAACTGCACGTCCGCGCGCTATGCGGTGAACAAAGGCCGCATGGTGCGCCTCGCCGAATACAGCCGCGACTGCCTGCAGGCGCTGCGCGCCGACACCGGCATCCAGTACGAGGGCCGTACGGGTGGCACGCTGCAGGTGTTCCGCACACAGCAGCAATTCGACGGCGCCGCGAAAGACATCGCCGTGCTGCAAGACGCCAATGTGCCTTATGAACTGCTGTCGTCGGCCGAACTGGCACGCGCCGAGCCGGCGCTCGCCGCCACCGCGCACAAGCTGACCGGCGGCCTGCGCCTGCCGGGCGACGAAACCGGCGATTGCCAGCTCTTCACCACGCGCCTCGCGGCACTGGCCGAAGAACTGGGCGTGACGTTCCGCTACAACACGCCGATCGACGCGCTCGCCATGGCCGGCGGCCGGATTGCCGGCGTGCAGTGCGGCAACGACCTGGTCCGCGCCGACGCGTTCGTCGTGGCGCTCGGCTCGTATTCGACCAAGTTCCTCGCGGACATCGTCAAGATTCCGGTCTATCCGCTGAAGGGCTATTCGATCACGGCACCCATCGTCAACGCGGCGGCGGCTCCTGTGTCCACCGTGCTCGACGAAACCTACAAGATTGCGATCACGCGTTTCGACGACCGGATTCGCGTCGGCGGGATGGCGGAGATCGTCGGCTTCGACAAATCGCTGCGCCAGGCGCGCCGCGAAACGCTCGAAATGTGCGTGAACGACCTGTTCCCCGGCGGCGGCGACACAGCCAAGGCCAGCTTCTGGACCGGCCTGCGTCCGATGACACCGGACGGCACGCCGATCGTCGGCCGCACGCCCGTGTCGAACCTGTTCCTCAATACCGGCCACGGCACGCTCGGCTGGACGATGTCGTGCGGTTCGGGCCAACTGCTCGCCGACCTGATGTCGGGCAAGCAGCCTGCGATCCAGTCGGACGATCTGTCGGTGCATCGCTATCTGGGCGAGACCGGCGGTACGACGCGTCCGGCGTACGCCTGAGGGATTGCTTCAGGTAGCCTTGGCCGGAGCTCTGACGTCATCCGGTTAGACGAAAAAACGGCACCTTTGCAGGTGCCGTTTTATTTTGCGCGATCAAATTCGATCGACCACGCAGCGACTCACTGACGAATGCGCAAAATCAGAACTGATCTTCCGACAACGCCAGCACCCCTTCATCGCCCTTCGCGCTGACAATCGACGCTTCCAGCGCCGACGCTTGCGGCAGCACATGCTCGGCATAGAACTGCGCCGTGGCAATCTTCGCGCCGTAGAACGACGGATCTTCCGCGCGCTTCTCGTCGGCCACCAGCAACGCACGCGCCATCTGCCAGCCGCCGAGCACGATGCCCGCCAGCTTCAGATACGGCACGCTGCCGGCAAACACCGCATTCGGATCACGCTTCGTATTCGCGACCACGAACTCCACCGCCGCGCCTAACGCACGCTGCCCCTGCGCGAGTTGCTGCTGCATTGACCTGAACGCCGCCCCTTGCCGCGAGCCGAGCGCCTCGACCGTCTGCGCGATACCGGCCAGCAGCGACTTCGCGACCGCGCCGCCGTCGCGCAAGGTCTTGCGTCCGATCAGGTCGTTCGCCTGGATCGCGGTGGTGCCCTCGTAGATGGGCAGAATGCGCGCGTCGCGGTAATACTGGGCCGCGCCCGTTTCTTCGATGAAGCCCATGCCGCCATGCACCTGCACGCCGAGACTCGTGACGTCGATCGACAGCTCCGTGCTCCAGCCCTTCACGATCGGCACGAGGAATTCGTAGATCGCCTGGTGTTCAGCGCGCTTCGTCTCATCAGGATGACGATGCGCGATATCGCAATGCGCTGCGGCCACATAGGCAAGCGAGCGCGAACCCTCGGTCAAGGCACGCATCGTCGCAAGCATGCGGCGCACGTCCGGGTGATGGATGATCGAGACCGATTGTTTGGCAGAACCATCCACCGGACGGCTTTGCACGCGGTCTTTCGCATACGCAACGGCCTTCTGATAAGCCCGGTCCGACACGCCGACACCCTGCATGCCCACCGCAAAGCGGGCAGCGTTCATCATGATGAACATGTACTCGAGACCGCGGTTCTCGTCGCCGATCAGATGACCGATCGCACCGCCGTGATCGCCGAATTGCAGCACCGCGGTCGGGCTCGCCTTGATGCCGAGCTTGTGTTCGATCGACACGCAATGCACGTCGTTACGCTCGCCGAGCGAACCGTCTTCGTTGACGAGGACCTTCGGCACGATAAAGAGCGAGATGCCCTTCACGCCTTCGGGCGCACCCGGCGTGCGTGCCAGCACGAGATGGGCGATGTTCTTCGCCATGTCGTGCTCGCCCCACGTGATGAAAATCTTGGTGCCGAACAGCTTGAACGAGCCGTCGCCCTGCGGCTCGGCGCGCGTGCGCACGAGCGCCAGATCCGAACCGGCCTGCGGCTCGGTCAGGTTCATCGTGCCGGTCCATTCGCCCGAAATCAGCTTCGGCACGTAGCGTTGCTTCTGCTCGTCGCTGCCGGCCGTGAGCAACGCTTCGATGGCGCCGTCCGTCAACAGCGGGCACAGTGCAAAGGAAAGATTCGACGCATTCAGCATCTCGATACAGGCTGTTGCGATCAGCTTCGGCAGCCCCTGGCCTTCGTAGTCCAAAGGATGCTGCACGCCTTGCCAGCCGCCCTCGGAGAATTGCCGGAACGCGTCGGCGAAGCCGGGCGTCGCCGTGACCTTGCCATCTTTCCAGCTGCTCGGATTGCGATCGCCTTCAACATTCAACGGCGCCAACACCTCGCCGCACAGCTTGGCCGATTCTTCGAGAACGGCCTGCGCGGTGTCGAGGTTGGCGTCCTCGAAACCCGGCAGCGTCGCGATGTCTTCGAGTGCTGCCAGTTCTTTCATCACGAACAACATGTCCTTGACGGGCGCCGTATAGCTCATTTCAGTTCTCCTCCTGCCTGCGATATAAAAAGGGACGCCGGACTATGGGTCCCTGCGTCCCTTTGTGTGCTGCCAGACGCCTTTTTGCGGCGTGGCTGGCTTTAGCCCAGCTCGCTCACCAGTTCCGGCACCACCGTGAACAGATCGCCCACCAGACCGTAATCGGCGACGCTGAAAATCGGCGCTTCCGGGTCCTTGTTGATCGCCACGATGACCTTCGAGTCCTTCATGCCGGCCAGATGCTGGATCGCACCCGAGATGCCCACCGCGACGTACAGTTGCGGCGCGACGATCTTGCCGGTCTGGCCCACCTGGTAGTCGTTCGGCACGAAGCCTGCGTCGACTGCGGCGCGTGAAGCACCGAGGGCCGCGCCGAGCTTGTCCGCCAGCGGCTCGAGCACCTTGGTGTAATTCTCGCCGCTGCCCAGACCCCGACCACCGGAAACGATGATCGACGCCGAGGTCAGTTCCGGACGGTCCAGCTTCGTCACTTCACGGCTAACGAACTGCGACAGGCCGCTGTCGGCTGCGGCGGCGATCTTCTCGACCGCTGCGCTGCCGCCTTCTGCCGCCACCGGGTCGAAGCCGGTGGTACGCACCGTGATGACCTTGATCGGGTCGCCCGATTGCACCGTCGCGATCGCGTTGCCTGCGTAGATCGGGCGCTCGAACGTGTCGGCGCTATCCACGGCGGTGATATCGCTGATCTGCGCGACATCGAGCTTCGCGGCGATACGCGGGGCGATGTTCTTGCCGTAAGCGGTAGCCGGCGCCAGGATATGCGAGTAGTCCTTCGCAATGTTCAACACCGTGGCTTCGACGTTTTCCGCGAGGCCCGCTTCGAGTTGCGGCGCATCGGCCAGCAACACCTTGGCGACGCCTGCAACCTTCGCTGCCGCATCCGCCGCGCCTTGCGCGTTGTGACCCGCGATCAGCACGTGGACGTCGCCGCCAATCTTCGCGGCTGCCGCAACCGTATTGAGCGTCGCCGCTTTCAGCGACGCGTTGTCGTGTTCCGCAATTACCAGAATCGTCATTTCGTCCGTCTCCTGCGTTGTCCTTAGAGCACCTTGGCTTCGGTCTTCAGCTTCTCGACCAGCGTCTTCACGTCAGCAACCTTCACACCGGCGCTGCGCTTGGGCGGCTCGACGACCTTCAGCGTTTTCAGACGCGGCGTCACATCAACGCCGAGGTCTTCCGGCTTGAGCGTTTCCAGCGGCTTTTTCTTGGCCTTCATGATGTTCGGCAGCGTCACATAGCGCGGCTCGTTCAGGCGCAGATCGGTGGTGATCACGGCCGGCAGCGTCAGCGCCAGCGTTTCCGCCCCGCCGTCCACTTCGCGCGACACCGTTGCCTTGCCGTCGGCCACGACCACCTTCGAGGCGAACGTCGCTTGCGGCAGATTCGCCAGCGCAGCCAGCATCTGACCGGTCTGGTTCGAATCGTCGTCGATGGCCTGCTTGCCGAGAATCACCAGCGAAGGCTGTTCCTTGTCGACCAGCGCCTTGAGCAGCTTGGCCACGGCCAGCGGCTGCAGGTCTTCGTTCGACTCGATCAGGATCGCGCGGTCCGCGCCGATCGCCAGCGCCGTACGCAGCGTTTCCTGCGCCTGCGCGACACCCGCCGACACGGCGATCACTTCCGTCGCCACACCCGCTTCCCGCAGACGCACCGCTTCTTCCACGGCGATCTCGTCGAACGGATTCATCGACATCTTTACATTCGCAATGTCGACACCCGTGCCGTCCGACTTCACCCGGACTTTCACGTTGTAATCGACCACTCTCTTGACTGGCACCAGGATTTTCATGCACACGCTCCAAAGTTACGAATACGTCAACCCAACGGACATTATAACGACTGCCCCTTTGCGGCAGCCGTGTCGCAGGCTGGTTTACCTCGAGGATAGCGCTCCTCAGCGGCGTGACGGCAATAACGAACGATCGTTCTATTTTAATCCCGAAAAAACCCGGGCGACAACCCCGGGTCCCGACTTACGACTCTAATTCATCATTTGCCATCCATGACGGATGCGATGACTCAATCATCGTGCAGCGCGCCACCTTCTTGCATCACCCGTTTGGGTGGCTAGCTCAGATTGCTCACCACGCGGCAATCACCGCACCGCCGTATTTCGTGTCGATGTACTGCTTCACTTCCGGCGAGTGATACGCCGCGATCAGCTTCGCCACCCACGGCTTGTTACGGTCCGCTTCGCGGATCGCGATGATGTTCACGTACGGGCCTTTCGGATC
Coding sequences:
- a CDS encoding CobD/CbiB family protein encodes the protein MTFFSVLLALIIEQVRALSPNNPVSALLQYHAESAAHGFDAGKPKHGLLAWLVVVVPWTLAVALVYYVLYHINFVLAFLWNVVIVYFTLGFRQFSHYFTDIHLALNNDDVPRAREILNEWTGLDTVDMPVSEIVRHTLIHAVVASHRHVFGVFFWFLVPVGPAGAVLYRIAEYLARTWSRPADDRTVAFSSFAQRAFFVIDWLPARLTSLGFAIVGNFEDAIYAWRNHARQWPDTNDGVLLAAGSGALGARLSGPLAEPSSLDALATGDGGPMQVGDDCTPRTLQSAVGLVWRAVILWMILLLMLTIAVWLA
- a CDS encoding CoA pyrophosphatase; the protein is MTRPVFEPETLPVESTGDDLPLVAPARLTPDGLRARFEQRLSWTAEPGDARWKEFGDPRVAAVLVPLVVRDEGLTVLLTQRADHLNDHAGQVSFPGGRHEPFDADATATALREAQEEVGLDPQRVEILGSLPDYLTGTGFRVTPVVGLVHPPFTVEADSLEVAEVFEVPLRFLMDPAHHEVRVFRWEGGERRFFSMPYPRGDAAGHYFIWGATAGMLRNFYRFLAA
- the rplS gene encoding 50S ribosomal protein L19; protein product: MNLIAKLEQEEIARALGEKTIPEFAPGDTVIVSVNVVEGTRKRVQAYEGVVIAKRNRGLNSSFIVRKISSGEGVERTFQTYSPLLASIVVKRRGDVRRAKLYYLRDRSGKSARIKEKLVSKDRAASQA
- a CDS encoding putative signal transducing protein, coding for MKLMRAPNLLIGQHWINVLATAGIACELHNRYLNGALGEIPADQCAPELWLVDERDEVIARKLIDVAAHGPSAGSPSWRCAQCGETLEAQFTVCWQCGTARNPLDG
- the trmD gene encoding tRNA (guanosine(37)-N1)-methyltransferase TrmD, translated to MQFDVVTLFPEMFRALTDWGITSRAAKQERYGLRTWNPRDFTTDNYRTIDDRPYGGGPGMVMLGRPLEDAIGAAKAAQAEQGITGSRVVMMSPQGATLNHERVMGFAAEPGLIMLCGRYEAIDQRLLDRCVDEEVSLGDFVLSGGELPAMALMDAVVRQLPGVLNDSQSAVQDSFVDVLLDCPHYTRPEEYEGVRVPDVLLGGHHAEIELWRRREALRNTVNKRPDLIEKARKNKMLSRADEAWLASLAKEASKA
- the rimM gene encoding ribosome maturation factor RimM (Essential for efficient processing of 16S rRNA), coding for MSERDSGSSGRAKAGPRAEASTQAPKQAPFGAFVRKPVERAQGKAKSDAVVDSSAAALRAETAESWPDDAVEVGAVVDAYGLKGWVKVAAHADAGRGGDALLSAKRWWLMKGHERTSAPALQAKIHSDSIVAHLGGTADRDAALALRGTRVYICRSDFPALDADEFYWVDLLGLDVVNLTGVALGKVADMIDNGAHSVLRIEYPTTGKDGKPATGERLIPFVGVYVKTVDQKAKQIVVDWEADY
- the rpsP gene encoding 30S ribosomal protein S16, with amino-acid sequence MVIIRLARGGSKKRPFYNIVATDSRNRRDGRFIERVGFYNPVATKGESLRIAQDRLTYWQGVGAQLSPTVERLVKEAQKAQPAA